The following are encoded in a window of Brevibacillus sp. DP1.3A genomic DNA:
- a CDS encoding cytochrome P450 produces the protein MNITITGPKGLPISGNLMAFRRSPLQFIRDAVEEHGEVVHFRFGPSRHVYLLTNPDHIKEVLVNKQAHFRKGKALQSARPVVGDGILTSEGKKHLRQRRLMQPAFHRERIASYGDVMVRQAVDLMSDWKTGELRDIHSDMMKVTLAIITETMFGKTVKEGADQIGHAIDVGLKYVANKGSSFIDIPLSVPTKSNREFLESSELLDKTIYSLIEARRNSEGEEHKDLLEMLLAARDEDDGQGMTDEQVRDEVMTIFVAGHETTANTMSWIFYLLATHPEVEQKLHDELSTVLCEKLPTVEDLPQLKYTNLIVQETLRLYPAAWTINREVVEEVEIGDHTYKPGETLMMSQYVMHRNPRYYEQPEQFIPERFDSDLLKRNPAYAYFPFGGGPRVCIGNNFALMEAALLLATIAQRYRLRLAEPNQAVEPEPLVTLRPKNGLPMRLEKR, from the coding sequence ATGAATATCACGATCACCGGTCCAAAAGGCCTTCCGATCTCAGGGAACTTGATGGCATTTCGCCGATCGCCGCTTCAGTTCATCCGCGACGCTGTAGAAGAGCATGGAGAAGTCGTCCATTTTCGCTTCGGTCCTTCCCGCCATGTTTACCTGTTAACGAATCCGGATCACATCAAAGAGGTTTTGGTTAACAAGCAGGCGCATTTTCGAAAAGGGAAAGCGTTGCAGTCTGCGCGACCTGTCGTAGGGGATGGAATTCTCACCAGTGAAGGAAAAAAACATCTGCGACAACGGCGGCTTATGCAGCCAGCTTTTCATCGAGAACGTATCGCCAGCTACGGAGATGTGATGGTCCGGCAAGCAGTTGATCTCATGTCGGATTGGAAAACCGGGGAGCTGCGTGATATTCACTCGGACATGATGAAAGTAACCCTTGCGATCATTACGGAGACTATGTTTGGCAAAACCGTCAAGGAAGGCGCCGATCAGATTGGACATGCCATCGATGTCGGTTTGAAATACGTGGCAAATAAAGGCTCCTCTTTTATCGACATTCCTTTGTCCGTACCTACCAAAAGCAATCGGGAGTTCCTGGAGTCGAGTGAGCTGCTGGACAAAACAATCTATTCCTTGATCGAAGCTCGTCGTAATAGCGAAGGAGAAGAGCATAAGGACTTGTTGGAGATGCTTTTGGCAGCGCGTGATGAAGATGATGGGCAAGGAATGACAGATGAGCAGGTGCGTGACGAGGTCATGACCATTTTTGTGGCTGGCCATGAGACGACTGCGAATACCATGTCGTGGATTTTCTATTTGCTGGCTACTCATCCCGAGGTGGAGCAAAAGCTGCATGACGAGCTGTCAACGGTGCTATGTGAAAAGCTGCCGACAGTCGAGGATCTTCCCCAGCTGAAGTATACGAATCTCATTGTACAGGAAACATTGAGGCTCTATCCTGCGGCGTGGACGATTAACCGGGAAGTGGTAGAAGAGGTTGAGATCGGCGATCACACGTATAAGCCCGGTGAAACACTGATGATGAGCCAATATGTCATGCACCGTAACCCACGCTATTATGAGCAGCCTGAACAATTCATTCCAGAGCGTTTTGACAGCGACCTCTTAAAAAGAAATCCAGCTTATGCTTATTTTCCATTTGGCGGTGGGCCGCGTGTTTGTATTGGGAATAACTTTGCTTTGATGGAGGCGGCTTTGCTATTGGCGACGATCGCACAGCGATATCGACTACGTCTGGCTGAACCGAATCAGGCAGTGGAGCCCGAGCCGTTGGTCACCTTGCGTCCCAAAAACGGACTGCCGATGCGTTTGGAGAAGAGATAG
- a CDS encoding biotin transporter BioY, which yields MRNERLRWLLLSAIFAAMTAVLSQVTIPLPLIPITAQTLAVGLTATILGKRYGTLALVIYVLLGAVGLPVFSEAKGGLQILVGKSGGYIFGFIASAYVTGLYLEKTRFTLKNAIIANIIGMFVALAFGAVQLKYVMDIPWDKAVAFGVTPFLIVGVVKAVLASLIGIKVRERLIASRLLRTDQPVTR from the coding sequence ATGAGAAACGAACGCTTGAGATGGCTATTGCTCTCTGCCATCTTTGCTGCAATGACTGCGGTATTGTCGCAGGTGACGATTCCCTTGCCGTTGATTCCGATTACCGCGCAGACGTTAGCAGTAGGGCTGACGGCGACGATTTTGGGAAAACGATACGGGACACTGGCTTTGGTTATTTACGTTTTGCTCGGTGCAGTCGGATTGCCTGTATTCAGCGAGGCAAAAGGTGGTTTGCAAATATTGGTCGGAAAATCCGGCGGGTACATATTTGGGTTTATTGCATCCGCGTATGTGACCGGGCTCTACTTGGAGAAAACAAGATTCACCTTGAAAAACGCCATCATCGCCAATATCATTGGCATGTTTGTCGCACTCGCTTTTGGTGCTGTACAGCTCAAATACGTCATGGATATTCCGTGGGATAAAGCTGTCGCTTTTGGTGTAACGCCTTTCCTTATTGTAGGAGTTGTCAAAGCAGTTCTGGCTTCTCTGATTGGCATCAAGGTACGCGAGCGACTGATTGCTTCTCGCCTGTTGCGCACAGATCAACCTGTTACACGATAA
- the yhfH gene encoding protein YhfH, with amino-acid sequence MTPITTFFRNLEAKCCAACGQMIHEQAESYATECVPCQEQASFDAYKYYHQKR; translated from the coding sequence ATGACGCCGATCACTACTTTCTTTCGCAATCTCGAAGCAAAATGCTGTGCTGCTTGCGGTCAGATGATCCATGAACAAGCTGAATCGTATGCAACAGAATGCGTACCTTGCCAAGAGCAAGCATCCTTTGACGCTTACAAATACTATCATCAAAAACGCTAG
- the ilvA gene encoding threonine ammonia-lyase IlvA, with amino-acid sequence MHTVRVEDIVVANHVLKDVVEKTPLQKNKVLSERYGCNVYLKREDLQVVRSFKIRGAYHFMRNLSTMERECGVVCASAGNHAQGVAYSCNHLQIKGTIFMPATTPRQKISQVKLFGGSYVEVVLIGDTFDDSFAEAMKYCIQEDRTFVHPFDDPLVVAGQGTVGLEIMNDMEEPADFVFMSIGGGGLAAGVGTYVKGISPNTQIIGVEPAGAASMQAALEQNDVVTLDEIDKFVDGAAVKQVGQLTMSICQELLDDIVLVPEGKVCTTILELYNSNAIVVEPAGALSIAALDYYRDQIAGKNVVCVISGGNNDIDRMQEIKERSLLHEGLKHYFVINFPQRAGALREFMEKVLGPHDDITRFEYTKKNNKENGPALVGIEMKCQDDYQPLVSRMKQHGIRYVEITHDPYLFNLLI; translated from the coding sequence ATGCATACGGTCAGAGTGGAAGACATCGTAGTAGCCAATCACGTATTGAAAGACGTGGTGGAAAAGACGCCATTACAAAAAAACAAAGTACTGTCTGAGCGTTACGGCTGCAATGTGTATTTGAAAAGAGAAGACTTGCAGGTCGTTCGTTCCTTCAAAATCCGCGGTGCTTACCATTTTATGCGGAATCTTTCCACAATGGAGCGGGAGTGTGGTGTCGTATGTGCGAGTGCGGGCAATCATGCGCAGGGTGTAGCCTATTCGTGTAACCATTTGCAAATCAAGGGCACGATCTTTATGCCTGCGACCACCCCACGTCAAAAAATATCGCAGGTCAAGCTGTTTGGCGGTTCCTATGTAGAAGTTGTATTGATCGGTGACACCTTTGATGATTCATTCGCAGAGGCGATGAAGTATTGCATTCAGGAAGATCGGACCTTTGTCCATCCGTTTGACGATCCATTGGTGGTAGCTGGACAAGGAACAGTCGGTCTGGAGATTATGAATGACATGGAAGAACCAGCTGATTTCGTCTTTATGAGTATCGGCGGAGGTGGATTGGCAGCGGGAGTGGGAACGTACGTAAAAGGCATCAGCCCGAACACACAGATCATTGGTGTGGAGCCAGCAGGAGCAGCTTCGATGCAAGCCGCTCTGGAACAAAACGACGTTGTCACCTTAGATGAAATTGACAAGTTTGTCGATGGTGCAGCCGTCAAGCAAGTGGGGCAGCTAACGATGAGTATTTGTCAGGAGTTGCTGGATGACATCGTGCTGGTGCCAGAAGGCAAGGTGTGCACAACCATTTTGGAGTTGTATAACAGCAATGCCATCGTCGTAGAACCTGCAGGTGCCCTGTCGATTGCCGCTCTCGATTACTACCGGGATCAAATAGCCGGGAAAAACGTTGTGTGTGTCATCAGTGGTGGAAACAACGACATTGACCGGATGCAAGAGATCAAGGAGCGCTCCCTGTTGCATGAGGGCTTGAAGCACTATTTTGTTATCAATTTCCCACAGCGTGCCGGAGCCTTGAGAGAGTTTATGGAAAAAGTACTGGGGCCACACGATGATATCACACGCTTTGAGTATACGAAAAAGAACAACAAAGAAAATGGTCCAGCGCTGGTCGGTATTGAAATGAAATGCCAAGATGACTATCAGCCATTAGTCAGCCGGATGAAGCAGCATGGTATCCGCTATGTAGAGATTACACATGATCCGTATTTGTTCAATCTGCTGATTTAA
- the rlmD gene encoding 23S rRNA (uracil(1939)-C(5))-methyltransferase RlmD, whose product MTTNKKEQDASIRVGQQMTLTIKSLGINGEGIGYFKRKIVFVEGALPGEVVHAEVTEAREKYATARLLRVVEKSASRTKPPCPVYAECGGCSLQHMDYAAQLASKQEIVIESLRKYARLNQPPVSPTIGMDNPWSYRNKAQFQVGKEKGKLIAGLYQTGSHKLVNLEGCQVQHEATTKIVQAAKQIIEELGIPIYDEKKQTGVIRTIVARVAFVTGETQLTLVTATPEIPRVKELLLELRTRLPELVGIAQNVNTQKTSLVFGDKTVSLWGKASIAEKLGELSFDLSARAFFQLNPEQTQKLYNQVKTAAGLTGKELVLDLYCGTGTIGLWLAPYAREVRGIELIPEAVEDANRNAERNQAANASFYVGRAEVLMPKWAKQGTRPDVVVVDPPRTGLDDALIRSLLDVQPKKIVYVSCNPSTLAKDVGKLMQRYELKSVQPVDMFPHTAHVEAVSLLVKK is encoded by the coding sequence ATGACAACGAATAAAAAAGAACAAGACGCCAGCATCCGTGTCGGCCAGCAAATGACGCTCACGATCAAGAGCTTGGGCATTAATGGCGAAGGGATCGGCTATTTTAAAAGAAAAATCGTTTTTGTAGAGGGTGCCCTCCCTGGAGAGGTCGTCCATGCAGAGGTAACCGAGGCAAGAGAAAAATACGCGACCGCGCGTCTTTTACGAGTCGTTGAAAAATCAGCATCTCGAACAAAGCCCCCCTGTCCAGTCTATGCGGAGTGTGGCGGATGCAGCTTGCAGCACATGGATTATGCGGCACAACTCGCGAGCAAGCAGGAAATCGTCATCGAGTCACTGCGCAAGTACGCTCGACTGAATCAGCCACCAGTCTCCCCTACGATTGGTATGGATAACCCGTGGTCCTACCGAAATAAAGCACAGTTTCAGGTGGGCAAGGAAAAAGGCAAGCTCATCGCTGGGCTGTATCAAACAGGCAGCCACAAGCTCGTCAACTTGGAAGGCTGTCAGGTGCAGCATGAAGCGACAACGAAAATCGTCCAAGCAGCGAAGCAAATCATCGAGGAGCTCGGAATTCCGATCTACGACGAGAAAAAGCAGACGGGCGTCATCCGCACGATCGTAGCTCGTGTCGCTTTTGTTACGGGTGAAACGCAATTAACACTTGTAACGGCTACCCCAGAAATCCCACGGGTGAAAGAGCTACTTTTGGAGCTGCGTACGAGACTGCCTGAACTCGTAGGAATCGCGCAAAACGTAAACACGCAAAAAACATCGCTTGTTTTCGGTGACAAGACAGTATCGTTGTGGGGCAAGGCCTCCATTGCTGAAAAGCTGGGTGAGCTGTCCTTCGACTTGTCGGCTCGTGCCTTCTTCCAATTGAATCCCGAGCAGACGCAAAAGCTGTACAATCAGGTGAAAACGGCTGCTGGACTGACCGGAAAAGAGCTCGTGCTCGATTTGTATTGTGGTACAGGGACGATCGGCTTGTGGCTCGCTCCTTATGCCCGCGAGGTTCGCGGAATCGAGCTGATTCCTGAGGCTGTCGAAGATGCCAATCGCAATGCAGAGCGTAACCAAGCGGCGAATGCCAGCTTTTACGTGGGTCGTGCCGAGGTCTTGATGCCAAAATGGGCCAAACAAGGGACTCGACCGGATGTCGTCGTAGTCGACCCGCCACGGACTGGGCTGGATGATGCGCTGATTCGTTCTTTGTTGGATGTGCAGCCGAAGAAGATTGTGTATGTGTCTTGTAATCCTTCTACGCTGGCAAAGGATGTTGGGAAGCTCATGCAGCGTTATGAGTTAAAGAGCGTGCAGCCGGTGGATATGTTCCCGCATACGGCGCATGTGGAAGCAGTCAGTTTGCTGGTAAAAAAATAG
- a CDS encoding CatB-related O-acetyltransferase, whose product MGPDINSVFPMKNIRSLCFLKNVVINPNIEVGDYTYYDDLNNPLGFEKNVLYHFDFIGDKLKIGKFCAIASNAKFIMNGANHNTNSFTTFPFGAFGGDWEFGLKNLSGGFKSDTVIGNDVWIGYNATIMPGIHIGDGAIIATNAVVTKDVPSYSIVGGNPAKLIRYRFDEETIEILNTLKWWEWDIEKITEFIPVLTSNNTEALKELLNT is encoded by the coding sequence ATGGGTCCAGATATAAATAGTGTTTTTCCGATGAAAAATATCAGAAGCCTTTGTTTTTTAAAAAATGTAGTGATTAATCCAAATATTGAAGTTGGGGATTATACCTATTACGACGACTTGAATAACCCTTTAGGTTTTGAGAAAAACGTCCTTTATCATTTCGATTTTATAGGAGATAAACTGAAAATCGGAAAGTTTTGTGCTATAGCATCCAACGCCAAATTTATTATGAATGGTGCGAATCATAATACAAATTCATTTACGACTTTTCCTTTTGGAGCATTTGGTGGAGATTGGGAATTCGGATTAAAGAATTTAAGTGGTGGATTCAAAAGTGATACAGTTATAGGGAACGATGTTTGGATAGGTTATAATGCTACAATTATGCCAGGGATTCATATAGGTGATGGTGCGATAATCGCAACAAATGCTGTAGTAACCAAAGATGTTCCGTCATATTCCATTGTAGGAGGGAACCCTGCGAAATTAATACGTTATAGATTTGACGAGGAGACGATTGAAATTCTCAATACTTTGAAGTGGTGGGAATGGGATATTGAAAAAATAACTGAATTTATTCCCGTTTTGACAAGCAATAATACGGAAGCTTTAAAGGAACTTCTCAACACATAA
- a CDS encoding type 1 glutamine amidotransferase family protein has product MKEVFIFITDGFADWEASYVSSELNKPETGYRVKTIAIDQEPKVSMGGLTVLPDYSVNEFNPNLDIAMLIIPGGTGWREEKNQQAKVVVEYCVSKDIPVAAICDATTFLGNHGFLDNHRHTGNTLVYLKEGAPNYRGDQHYVEGQSIRDENLITANGSGALEFSRHILERLGVLEGDELNQWYELFKKGYFPS; this is encoded by the coding sequence TTGAAGGAAGTGTTCATTTTTATTACGGATGGTTTTGCTGATTGGGAGGCAAGCTACGTCAGTTCCGAGCTAAACAAGCCAGAAACAGGATATCGTGTAAAGACAATCGCCATTGATCAAGAACCTAAAGTTTCGATGGGTGGTTTAACGGTCCTTCCAGATTATAGCGTAAACGAATTCAATCCGAATTTGGATATCGCCATGTTAATCATACCTGGCGGAACGGGATGGAGAGAAGAAAAGAATCAGCAAGCAAAAGTAGTGGTTGAGTATTGTGTGAGCAAGGATATTCCTGTCGCAGCCATCTGTGATGCTACGACTTTTTTAGGGAATCACGGATTTTTGGACAATCATAGACATACAGGCAATACGTTAGTTTATTTGAAGGAAGGAGCTCCGAACTACAGAGGAGATCAACATTATGTAGAGGGTCAGTCAATTCGTGACGAGAATCTCATCACGGCGAATGGAAGCGGTGCATTGGAGTTTTCAAGACATATTTTGGAGAGATTGGGCGTATTAGAAGGCGATGAATTGAATCAATGGTACGAATTATTTAAAAAGGGCTACTTTCCCTCCTAA
- a CDS encoding AzlD domain-containing protein produces MEVRWDVFLMIVGTAIVTFIPRVLPLMVLSRFQLPEWATRWLSYVPISVMAALVAQEIFKHGDKISFSINNVELLAAIPTFFIAIKTRSLLATVLVGIIVVMVLRFLFSS; encoded by the coding sequence ATGGAAGTAAGATGGGATGTTTTTTTGATGATTGTAGGAACAGCTATTGTTACATTCATCCCTAGAGTCCTTCCTCTTATGGTACTGAGTCGTTTTCAATTACCAGAGTGGGCAACACGATGGTTAAGCTATGTCCCCATATCTGTTATGGCTGCTTTAGTAGCTCAAGAGATATTTAAGCATGGTGATAAGATTTCTTTTTCTATTAATAACGTTGAACTTTTAGCAGCCATACCAACCTTTTTCATTGCGATAAAAACACGTAGTTTATTGGCTACTGTACTCGTAGGCATTATTGTCGTGATGGTTTTACGTTTTTTGTTTTCATCTTGA
- a CDS encoding AzlC family ABC transporter permease, producing MGLANDQIETVADSRDKDTFRQGIKDCVPTLLGYLSIGFAAGVIEKTAGLSIAEIALMCLILYAGSAQFIAAGMMAASSSITTIIITIFFVNLRHLLLSAALAPYFRHLSPLRNMLVGSLLTDESFGVAINEAAKKNYISEKWMHGLNITAYLNWCIANIAGAFFGQWISNPEKLGLDFALTAMFIGLLVLSMLSRRKMKRDVVVAIIAVVIAVGTSSVMSGSMGVIVATIFAATIGMVMEKWK from the coding sequence ATGGGTTTAGCGAATGACCAAATCGAAACGGTAGCAGATTCAAGAGATAAAGATACTTTTCGCCAAGGTATTAAGGATTGTGTCCCTACGTTGCTGGGTTATTTAAGTATTGGATTTGCTGCTGGTGTTATAGAAAAGACAGCGGGTCTTAGTATAGCTGAGATAGCTCTGATGTGTTTAATTCTTTATGCTGGCTCAGCCCAATTTATCGCTGCTGGAATGATGGCAGCAAGCAGTTCGATTACCACCATTATTATTACGATTTTCTTTGTTAATCTTCGGCATCTTTTACTTAGTGCAGCCCTAGCACCATATTTTCGGCATCTTTCTCCGCTTAGGAACATGCTAGTAGGGTCTCTACTTACCGATGAGTCGTTTGGTGTTGCTATCAACGAAGCTGCAAAAAAGAATTACATTAGTGAAAAATGGATGCACGGTCTAAATATAACGGCTTATCTAAACTGGTGCATAGCCAATATAGCCGGAGCATTCTTCGGACAATGGATTTCAAATCCTGAAAAATTAGGTTTGGATTTTGCTTTGACAGCGATGTTTATTGGGCTTCTGGTACTTTCGATGTTAAGTCGAAGGAAAATGAAACGTGATGTGGTTGTTGCGATAATCGCAGTTGTTATTGCTGTGGGAACCAGTTCAGTGATGTCTGGCAGTATGGGAGTTATTGTTGCTACAATTTTTGCTGCAACGATAGGGATGGTGATGGAAAAATGGAAGTAA
- a CDS encoding TrmB family transcriptional regulator — protein sequence MDEIYKELQKLGFSQYECKAYIGLLKQSPITGYEISKRSGVPRSMIYEVLGKLLDKGAVYTVPSEPLTYSPLPAKELITRMRNSFEQSFDYLEKNLSALESEQQVDVVRRISSDELVTTEMVDMINKAREELWLSIWQPQVSFIKQDADRRVKEGVPVFSILFGAPDIEIGATTHHDYMSPKVAEERMSGRLTIVSRDNEEVLIANFAPNTAAWAIKTQDPALVLVAMEYIRHDIMFAQLVKEIGPEKAEALWINQPDLFHVVTGKRFK from the coding sequence TTGGATGAAATTTATAAAGAACTTCAGAAATTAGGATTTTCACAATATGAATGCAAAGCATATATCGGACTTTTGAAGCAGTCTCCTATAACTGGATATGAGATTAGTAAAAGATCAGGCGTACCTCGTTCCATGATTTATGAAGTATTAGGGAAATTGTTAGATAAAGGAGCAGTTTATACGGTACCTTCTGAACCTCTGACCTACTCTCCTTTACCAGCTAAAGAATTAATCACGCGAATGCGTAATTCCTTCGAGCAATCATTTGATTATCTTGAAAAAAATCTATCTGCATTAGAAAGTGAACAGCAAGTAGACGTGGTTCGACGCATTAGTAGTGATGAACTGGTTACCACAGAAATGGTTGACATGATAAACAAAGCCAGAGAAGAACTATGGTTATCGATTTGGCAACCACAGGTTTCTTTTATAAAACAGGACGCAGATAGGCGGGTAAAAGAAGGTGTACCTGTATTTTCCATTTTGTTTGGAGCACCCGATATCGAGATAGGTGCAACCACTCATCATGATTACATGTCTCCTAAAGTAGCAGAGGAACGTATGAGTGGTCGTTTAACCATTGTCTCCCGAGACAATGAAGAAGTATTAATAGCAAATTTCGCTCCAAATACCGCTGCATGGGCTATAAAAACACAAGACCCAGCACTTGTACTAGTAGCAATGGAGTACATCAGGCACGATATTATGTTTGCACAATTAGTTAAGGAAATTGGCCCCGAGAAAGCCGAAGCGCTCTGGATTAACCAGCCTGACCTGTTCCATGTGGTTACAGGAAAACGGTTCAAGTAA
- a CDS encoding DNA alkylation repair protein, protein MDLEMVMQELEALGKERTKKIYLSNGAHEPLFGVATGAMKPMARKIKINQPLAEQLYATGNYDAMYFAGVIADPKAMTKADFDRWMDSAYFYMLSDYVVAVTLSEADIAQEVADHWITSGEELRMSAGWSCYCWLLGNRPDREFSESKIANMLETVKNTIHDSPERTKYAMNNFIYTVGTSYFPLHDKAVEIAKAVGPVEVQKDKAKSKFLNAFDNIQKAVSKDQLGFKRKHVRC, encoded by the coding sequence ATGGATTTAGAAATGGTCATGCAAGAGCTTGAAGCTCTCGGCAAGGAACGCACCAAGAAAATTTATCTATCCAATGGCGCTCACGAGCCACTTTTTGGCGTGGCTACAGGCGCTATGAAGCCAATGGCGAGAAAAATCAAGATTAATCAACCCTTGGCTGAGCAGCTTTACGCTACCGGGAACTACGACGCTATGTACTTTGCCGGTGTGATCGCAGACCCAAAAGCAATGACCAAGGCGGATTTTGATCGGTGGATGGATTCAGCTTATTTTTATATGCTGTCCGATTATGTGGTTGCAGTAACCCTATCTGAAGCAGATATTGCCCAAGAAGTTGCCGATCACTGGATCACAAGCGGCGAAGAGCTCAGAATGTCTGCGGGCTGGAGTTGTTACTGCTGGCTTTTAGGCAATCGCCCGGATCGTGAATTTTCCGAAAGCAAAATTGCCAATATGCTTGAAACTGTGAAAAATACGATTCACGACTCTCCCGAACGAACGAAATACGCTATGAATAATTTTATTTACACCGTGGGAACCTCCTATTTTCCACTCCACGATAAGGCAGTCGAAATCGCAAAAGCAGTAGGGCCTGTAGAAGTCCAAAAAGACAAAGCAAAAAGCAAGTTCCTAAACGCTTTCGATAATATTCAAAAGGCAGTAAGTAAAGATCAGCTTGGCTTCAAACGGAAACATGTGAGGTGTTAG